One genomic window of Biomphalaria glabrata chromosome 9, xgBioGlab47.1, whole genome shotgun sequence includes the following:
- the LOC106053330 gene encoding uncharacterized protein LOC106053330 produces MAIPRLGKLIKILILALFLYENTTSTTVAPTESTTTEKPIETTTSAAPVTTTGLMEANTTSTPAETTTNNSPSAEATTNNSPTPTETTTNNSPTPTEATTNNSPTSAEATTNNSPTSAEATTNNSSTSAETTPPSTSTFTGTTAFNNMSSTVITLSTTSTTQGTTLKQPTTSAVTSITSTTPKIWQWFFKMWGKKLLARIGFESTPKKRLAHTSKAIDHSVTTPVPSRI; encoded by the exons ATGGCAATACCACGTCTTGGAAAGTTAATTAAAATCTTGATACTTGCCTTATTTCTATATG aGAATACCACGTCGACTACTGTAGCACCAACAGAAAGTACGACCACTGAAAAACCAATAGAGACTACAACCAGTGCAGCACCAGTGACTACGACAGGGCTAATGGAAGCTAATACAACATCAACACCAGCTGAGACTACTACAAATAACAGTCCATCAGCTGAGGCTACTACAAATAACAGTCCAACACCAACTGAGACTACTACAAATAACAGTCCAACACCAACTGAGGCTACTACAAATAACAGTCCAACATCAGCTGAGGCTACTACAAATAACAGTCCAACATCAGCTGAGGCTACTACAAATAACAGTTCAACATCAGCCGAGACTACGCCTCCAAGTACTTCTACATTTACGGGGACTACGGCGTTTAACAACATGTCATCTACAGTAATCACGTTGTCAACCACATCCACAACACAAGGGACTACGTTGAAACAACCCACGACATCCGCTGTCACGTCAATCACGAGCACAACCCCAAAAA TCTGGCAatggttttttaaaatgtggggaaaaaaattgttggCAAGAATAGGTTTCGAATCCACGCCAAAAAAGAGACTGGCCCATACATCCAAAGCCATAGATCACTCAGTCACGACTCCAGTAccgtctagaatctag